Within Oncorhynchus nerka isolate Pitt River linkage group LG8, Oner_Uvic_2.0, whole genome shotgun sequence, the genomic segment TCTTCCCCAAACTCAAACTGTGGATAACAGAGAGCGTGACCCTAAACAAGTGGATCTTACACCTTTTGTTACTGTGACCCACCTTAAGGGTCTCTACATTCCCTGTGACCCTCAAGATAATCAAAACAATCTACCCAGCCACAGCTCAACCTTAAGCAGCGACCCAGCAGCACTTGACAGCATCCCGCCATTGGATCCCAGCCCACCATTGGATCCCAGCCCGCCATTGGATCCCAGCCCACCATTGGATCCCAGCCCGCCATTGGATCCCAGCCCACCATTGGATCCCAGCCCACCATTGGATCCCAGCCCACCATTGGATCCCAGCCCACCATTGGATCCCAGCCCACCATTGGAACCCAGCCCTCCATTGGATCCCAGCCCACCATTGGAACCCAGCCCTCCATTGGATCCAAACCTATCAATGGGGGAACACTATTCCAAACCCAGCACCACGTCTAAAAAACCTCACCACTGCCGTGACTGTGGTGAAATGTTTGCTCTGAAAGCTGACCTGAAGAGTCATGCGACTCTCTTCAAGGAGAGACTTAGCGAATGCCACTTCTGCAGAAAACGCTACAATTCCACCTGTAAAGTGATGGCCCATGTCCGACTCTGTCACGGTAGGAAACCCTGCACCAGCCCTGTTTGTTGCAAGACTTTCAAACTTAAAGGAGATCTGTCCAAGCACATGAGgattcacacaggggagaaatcaTTTAGCTGTGGAGACTCTGCGAAAAGCTTCAATCAGAAGGGGAATCTAAGGAACCATAAactgactcacacaggagagaaatcattTAGCTGTGCtgactgtgggaaaagcttcaATCAGAAAGGGTCCCTAAAGAAGCATACactgactcacacaggagagaaaccatttagctGTAGTGACTGTGGGGAAAGCTTCATTCAGAAGGGGAACCTTAGAAGCCATAAactgactcacacaggagagaaaccatttagctgtgATGATTGCGGGAAAAGCTTCAATCAAAAGTCTAATTTACTGACACATGTTATAAACATCCACAAAGGAGGAAAACAGGATAAGCTGAAAGAAAGAACATTATGACAAAGATCTATTTAGTCACAAAATGAGAATAAAAAGTCAGGATGTGGACAATATTCTGAGTACACGcagaatattattattatatatatattttttcatttaacctttatttaacttggcaagtcagttaagaacaaattcctatttacaatgaaatgataccaaaaggcctcctgcagggacaggggctgggattaaaaatacaaaataaattaaataaaaatattggacaaaacacacatcatgacaagagacaacacaacataaataGAGACCTAAGACCGCAACATAGCATGGCGATTTTCATGAGCTCGCACTGTCAGATAAGTTGACTTGACAACTAAGTATGTTTGTGCctcagtatcaaatcaaatgttatttgtcacgtgccgactacaacaggtaggaaaatatttactaaattaacTATTTTCTTTATTTGAtaaaagataaaaaataaaagaacagtaaggaggctatatacagggggtacaggttagttgaggtaatatgtacatgcagtggtgtggaaaaagtactcaattgccATACATTAGCAAAAGTAaatataccttaatagaaaatgacagtaaaatactacttcagtaaaagtctaaaagtatttggtcttAAATATACTTACTAATAAAAAGTAATAGTAGTATcatagtatcaaaagtaaaagtataaatcatttcacattccttatattaagcaaaccaaatgGCACAATTTGATTTAGATTTTGTTTTATTGGATTGTATTTTtttagatagccaggggcacgctccaacactcagacataatacATAGTATAAGGTACCCCTAAAAACTACTTCAGtcgtactttaaagtatttttactacaTGTTTACCATTGTGCACACCTGGGTCGGggtaaagtgaccatgcatagataataaacagcgagtagcagcagcgtagaaaacgtttgggggtagaagctgttaaggagccttttggacctagacctggcgctccggtaccgcttgccgtgcgaaagcagagagaacagtctaacgacttgggtggctggagtctttggcaattgcCTCTGATTAAGAGGTGTCTGCATCACATCCTACTGCAGCAAAAGGAATTCGGTTAGCTGGCCAATGAAGTGGATCTATTACACTAACAAGGATCCTTTCAGTAGGCTACAACAACATGAGAAGTGAGTATTTctaatctctctttccctccctgtgTGTAGCGAGTTTAGAAATGGTGAGTGTAATGGACCGAGGTAAAGACCGTTTCAGGTTGGATATTCGACGGATATTCGCCTGTAGTTTTCCTTACCTCCACCAACagcagttagggaccgtcaacattgtgacaaatcaaattttcaAAATGCCAATAGCTATTTAACCATTACTCCTAAAACTTTCAAACTGGTTCTAGCTAACCCTATGGTATACACACACATTGCACACATTTCTTTTGTCGATTTACATCTCACactattttaaattatttatttacatatttgaatttcaatagctcattaatcatatgacctactggactcaaacaaggttcagaatgtccccTAACTACCCTTCTACATTGCACACCCTttggtttgtccattttcatctcacatgagatttttcaaaatgtaaaatttcaatagctccttggtcatgtgacctagtgacttcaaacaaggttcagaatgtccagtCAGTGGGCCTACATattaataag encodes:
- the LOC115127388 gene encoding zinc finger protein 629-like; protein product: MKSECDQEDPLQSLTLPQTQTVDNRERDPKQVDLTPFVTVTHLKGLYIPCDPQDNQNNLPSHSSTLSSDPAALDSIPPLDPSPPLDPSPPLDPSPPLDPSPPLDPSPPLDPSPPLDPSPPLDPSPPLDPSPPLEPSPPLDPSPPLEPSPPLDPNLSMGEHYSKPSTTSKKPHHCRDCGEMFALKADLKSHATLFKERLSECHFCRKRYNSTCKVMAHVRLCHGRKPCTSPVCCKTFKLKGDLSKHMRIHTGEKSFSCGDSAKSFNQKGNLRNHKLTHTGEKSFSCADCGKSFNQKGSLKKHTLTHTGEKPFSCSDCGESFIQKGNLRSHKLTHTGEKPFSCDDCGKSFNQKSNLLTHVINIHKGGKQDKLKERTL